The window ACGCCTCCGGGGGCGCCGTGCCGGGGAAGGTTCCGCCCGCGACGGCCGTTAGGTTGGGCGACAGCACCGACGCGCCCGTATGCCGGGTGCCCACCGTTTCGAGAGAGAGGACCTCACGTGGAGGTCAAGATCGGCGTCCAGAACGTCGCCCGCGAGATCACCTTCGAGACCGACGAGAGCGCGGACGAGGTCGTCAAGGCCGTCACCGCCGCGATCGAGAACGGCACCCCCCTCACCCTCACCGGGGAGAAGGGCCGGCAGGTCCTCGTCCCCGCGGGTGTCCTCGGCTACGTCCAGATCGGCGAGTCCGAGCGTCGCGGGGTCGGGTTCGGCAACATCTGAGCGCGACCCGGTTGACGTGCGAGGTCGCACCATCCGTGGTCGAGTTGTTCCTGCACGGGCCTCAGCGGCCCCTGGAGGAAGGAACAGTGGGATGGAGATCATCGGTCTGATCATCGCGGGAGCCATCATCGGCGCCCTCGCGCGGCTGTTCATGCCGGGACGCCAACCGGTCGGCATGCTCATCACGGTCATCCTCGGCATCGTCGGGGTCCTCATCGGCTACTGGCTGGCGGGCCTGCTCGGCG is drawn from Phycicoccus sp. M110.8 and contains these coding sequences:
- a CDS encoding GlsB/YeaQ/YmgE family stress response membrane protein, whose product is MEIIGLIIAGAIIGALARLFMPGRQPVGMLITVILGIVGVLIGYWLAGLLGVQATSGIDWIRWIISIIVAAVLIGIYIAMTGRRRTV
- a CDS encoding DUF3107 domain-containing protein; its protein translation is MEVKIGVQNVAREITFETDESADEVVKAVTAAIENGTPLTLTGEKGRQVLVPAGVLGYVQIGESERRGVGFGNI